GTTGAAAGGAGTGTTTCCGGTATGCCCACGCCGTTGCTGAAGATTGCCGAGGTGATCCGGAGTAAGAATTCGGGGCCGTATGAGTTGACGCTGGATATTATCTTCCGGGATTGGGAGATCTTCCGCCGGGTTTGCGCGGCACGGCTGATCACTCCGGAACGGATCGCCGGGCTATACCGGGTTCCGGTTGCGGATGTGCTGGCGATCATCGAGTTTGAACCGGCCAAGGCCATCAAGATCAACCTGCGGCGGCCGATCCCTTCCGGTTCGCCGGGCGACACCGACGTCTACGGAGCCCAGCAGCATGCTCCGTTGCTGGATCTGGAATTCGAATTGCCCTAAGTGAGGTTGTGAGGAAGCGGGGCACGCAGGATTGCGCTGTAAAAATTCCAAACGTCGCCGGGCGGGACCGGGCCGGCTTCCAGCGGCGCGCCCACCCGGAATCCAGGGAGGTCACGATGAATACCGTCAACCTACAGGATTTATTGATGTATGCCGTCTATTTCGCGCCGCGGGGCCAGCACCGCCTGATTCATCTCGGGCATCAGCTGGCCCAGCGCCATCTCAATCCGATGGACCGTTTGATCGGCGTCATTGGCGACGCGGGAGCCGGGAAATCGTTGCTGATCAAAGGCTTCTTTCCCGGACTCGAATTGACCAATGACGACACCGGCATCAACGTGCGGCCGCTGCCGATCCTGGAACACGCCGAGAACGGCCGGTTTACGTCTCATACCTATCATTTGGATCTCCGCTTCGAGATGGCGTTCACGCCGGTGCAACGGTTGGCTGATGCGGTCCATGCGGCGCTGGCCGAAGACCGGCGGGTGGTCATCGAACATTTCGAGCTGCTCTACCCGTTTTTAAAGATCAACGCCGGCCTCCTGATCGGCATCGGCGAGGAAGTGATTGTGACCCGGCCCAATCTCTTCGGCCCGCTGCCCGAGGATATCGCGGCCATCGTCTTCCGCTCGCTGCGCTACCGGAAGATGGCCCATACCGCCGAGGATCTTACCGGCCTGGTGCTCTACAAAGAGCTGAATTACCAGGGGCCGGTGGAGCACGCCGATGTGAAGCACGGCTTTGTGCTGGATTTCGCCACCCAACCCGACTTCGACCCGGCCTGGGTGGAAGCGCGGGTCTGCAGCTATATCGAGCAGGGCATCCCCATTCATCCGTTGGACGAGGCGCACATCGCCATCGGCGGAGAGACGATCGGCTGCACCGGGCCGCGCATCCACCTCCGGAAATCCTCGGAAGTGGAACATTTTCAGCTTTTGAAGGAGTTTAAGGTGGATCCGGCCACCGGCCATTATCTATTGGTGGGTTTGGTCGGCGAGGATGAGCAGGTCAACTTGAACGATCTGAATGACTTTTTCCAAGCTTAGCGTTGCAGATTGGAGAGACGGAGAAGAGGGAAGCCGATGCGGCCTTATTTGTTGATCGATTTCGGCAGCACCTATACGAAATTGACAGCGGTCGACCTGGACGGCCCGGCGGTTTTGGGAACCGGCAGCGCCCGGACCACGGTCGCGGACGGCCTGGTGGCGGGGTATCGTCAGGCGCTGCGGCAATTGGAGGAGCGGGTGGGCCCCCTCGATTACGCCAAACGCCTCGCGGCCAGCAGCGCCGCAGGCGGACTGCGGATCGTGGCCAGCGGCCTGGTTCCCGAATTGACCGGGGAGGCCGCCAGGCAAGCGGCTCTGGGGGCCGGCGGCCGGGTCATCCGCACCTTCGGCTTTGAGCTGACCCCGGCGGACCGGGAGGAACTGCTGGAATTGCAGCCCGATCTGGTCTTGCTGGCGGGCGGGACCGACGGCGGCAACCGGGAGATCCTGTTGCATAACGCGCGGCTGTTGGCAGAGAGCGGGCTGGCCGCTCCGGTGATCGTCGCCGGCAACCGGGCGGCGGCGCCGGAGGCGGCCGGCCTGCTCGCCGCCGCCGGCAAGCTCGTCTATGAGACTCCCAATGTCCTGCCTCGCCTCGGCGTCCTCAATACCGGTCCGGCCCAACAGCGGATCCGGGAGATTTTTCTGGAGCGGATCATCCGGGCCAAGGGCCTCGATCAAGTGGCGACGATGATTGACGGCATCGTCATGCCGACTCCGGCCGCGGCCCTGCAGGCCGCGGTCTGCCTGGCGGACGGCGCCGGGCCGGAAGCCCCGGGCCTGGGCGATCTGCTGCTGGTTGACGTCGGCGGCGCCACCACCGATGTCCATTCGGTGGCCGAAGGCTTGCCGACCCGGGCCGACGTGACGCTGCGCGGTTTGCCGGAACCGCGGGTCAAACGGACCGTCGAGGGCGATCTGGGGATGCGCTACAGCGCCCCGGCGGTATTGGAGGCGTTCGGGCCGGAACGGTTGGCGCGGCTGTCGGGCTTGACCCCGGCCGAGGTGGAGGAGGGCATCGCTGAGCGCGGGGCGGACCCGAACTACCTGCCCGGAAATCCGGCGGAGTCGACCCTGGATGCGGCGCTCGGTTTCCTGGCGGTGCAGGGGGCGGTGGAGCGTCACGCCGGCCGTTTGGAACAGGTTTTTGCGCCGCAAGGGATGGCGCTGGTCCAGACCGGCAAGGATCTGAGCCGGCTGCGGACGGTGATCGGCACCGGCGGGGTGCTGGTCCACTCGGCCGAACCGCAGCGGATCCTGCGTGGCGCGCTGTATGATCCGGCCGCCGCGGCGGTTCTGAAGCCGCAGGAGCCCCGGTTGTACCTCGACCGGAACTATCTGCTGCCGACCCTGGGCCTGTTGGCCGGGGAGCATCCGCGGGAAGCGTTTCAG
The sequence above is a segment of the Hydrogenispora ethanolica genome. Coding sequences within it:
- a CDS encoding DUF4387 domain-containing protein; protein product: MPTPLLKIAEVIRSKNSGPYELTLDIIFRDWEIFRRVCAARLITPERIAGLYRVPVADVLAIIEFEPAKAIKINLRRPIPSGSPGDTDVYGAQQHAPLLDLEFELP
- a CDS encoding alanine-tRNA synthetase second additional domain-containing protein, with amino-acid sequence MNTVNLQDLLMYAVYFAPRGQHRLIHLGHQLAQRHLNPMDRLIGVIGDAGAGKSLLIKGFFPGLELTNDDTGINVRPLPILEHAENGRFTSHTYHLDLRFEMAFTPVQRLADAVHAALAEDRRVVIEHFELLYPFLKINAGLLIGIGEEVIVTRPNLFGPLPEDIAAIVFRSLRYRKMAHTAEDLTGLVLYKELNYQGPVEHADVKHGFVLDFATQPDFDPAWVEARVCSYIEQGIPIHPLDEAHIAIGGETIGCTGPRIHLRKSSEVEHFQLLKEFKVDPATGHYLLVGLVGEDEQVNLNDLNDFFQA
- the glmL gene encoding methylaspartate mutase accessory protein GlmL encodes the protein MRPYLLIDFGSTYTKLTAVDLDGPAVLGTGSARTTVADGLVAGYRQALRQLEERVGPLDYAKRLAASSAAGGLRIVASGLVPELTGEAARQAALGAGGRVIRTFGFELTPADREELLELQPDLVLLAGGTDGGNREILLHNARLLAESGLAAPVIVAGNRAAAPEAAGLLAAAGKLVYETPNVLPRLGVLNTGPAQQRIREIFLERIIRAKGLDQVATMIDGIVMPTPAAALQAAVCLADGAGPEAPGLGDLLLVDVGGATTDVHSVAEGLPTRADVTLRGLPEPRVKRTVEGDLGMRYSAPAVLEAFGPERLARLSGLTPAEVEEGIAERGADPNYLPGNPAESTLDAALGFLAVQGAVERHAGRLEQVFAPQGMALVQTGKDLSRLRTVIGTGGVLVHSAEPQRILRGALYDPAAAAVLKPQEPRLYLDRNYLLPTLGLLAGEHPREAFQLLKGALAEAGPARSEAERRTGAGEKPLRAGKG